A genomic window from Glycine soja cultivar W05 chromosome 10, ASM419377v2, whole genome shotgun sequence includes:
- the LOC114372340 gene encoding protein tesmin/TSO1-like CXC 2: MDTPDRSKINTPLSQFEDSPVFNYISNLSPIEPVKSVHLTHTFNSYSFSSPPSVFTSPHGNCHKESRFLKRHNLLETSKPKVWSEDVNSVYSSEETLADSTQACHESSEQQENTAQKISIGDASIEPCNENPNISIELPQVLKCNLGSPGYEPLLCCDEANSLLELPGNGKPASDVAYVPEGSEKDSIEGEMHLLGLCQIEEAKVEGPNCGVDSLITEVSDLLMLSPPNVTEAFKGLNKQLNPSIELGNFMTLIPQSATNDGQQMHIGNAVASGSEHEIEDHPSESAAATGTGQRQDNLANVALVASHPSENMDNKLVYARHRGIRRRCLDFEMAIVQWKNPADNSNTNSSTAISDEGNVGNEKQLLPTKHSGDSRRCVLPGIGLHLNALASLKDCKNVKIENLSSGRQPNLHCSPSSVQLSASQELQLSLVPASSEIDLVPSENEVQPGEDFQQNSPKKKRCKLEPAGEGESCKRCNCKKSKCLKLYCECFAAGVYCIEPCACHDCFNKPIHVETVLQTRQQIESRNPLAFAPKVIRSSDSVSEIGDDPNKTPASARHKRGCNCKKSSCLKKYCECYQGGVGCSISCRCEGCKNTYGRKDGSVPSGLEAEPEEETEACEKGVVENASLKTETKNTEDHPDQSLATTPLPLSRSLLPLSFSSKCKPPRSSVITISSSGLLVGQKLGKSNAPWSQSQPKCEKPLETVPDDDSSVTCIKTSSPNGKRISSPNCKVGSSPTRRGGRKLILQSISSFPSLTPHH, from the exons ATGGACACGCCAGATAGGAGCAAGATCAACACCCCTCTTTCCCAATTTgag GATTCGCCTGTATTTAACTATATCAGTAATCTATCTCCTATAGAGCCCGTTAAATCAGTTCACCTTACTCATACATTCAACTCATATAGCTTTTCATCACCTCCATCGGTTTTCACATCACCCCATGGCAACTGTCACAAGGAATCCAGATTCCTCAAGAG GCATAACCTTTTGGAGACATCCAAACCTAAGGTTTGGTCTGAAGATGTAAATAGTGTTTATTCATCTGAAGAGACTCTTGCAGATTCAACTCAAGCATGTCATGAATCAAGTGAGCAACAGGAAAATACTGCTCAAAAGATTTCCATTGGAGATGCCTCAATTGAGCCATGTAACGAAAACCCAAATATCTCAATTGAGCTTCCACAAGTCTTAAAATGTAATTTGGGTAGCCCTGGGTATGAACCTCTACTCTGCTGTGATGAGGCTAACTCTCTTTTGGAATTACCCGGCAATGGCAAGCCAGCATCAGATGTTGCTTATGTTCCAGAAGGCTCTGAAAAAGATTCAATTGAGGGTGAGATGCATCTTCTGGGGTTATGTCAGATTGAGGAGGCAAAAGTTGAAGGCCCAAATTGTGGTGTGGATAGTTTAATTACTGAAGTCTCTGATCTGTTAATGCTTAGCCCCCCAAATGTGACAGAAGCTTTTAAGGgtttaaataaacaattaaatccTTCAATAGAGCTTGGCAATTTCATGACTTTGATACCACAATCTGCCACCAATGATGGTCAACAAATGCACATTGGTAATGCAGTTGCTTCTGGTTCAGAACATGAAATTGAAGATCATCCTTCTGAATCAGCAGCTGCCACAGGCACAGGTCAGAGACAGGACAATCTTGCCAATGTTGCTTTGGTGGCTAGCCATCCAAGTGAAAATATGGATAATAAG CTTGTTTATGCGAGACACCGTGGTATACGAAGACGCTGTCTAGATTTTGAGATGGCCATTGTGCAATGGAAGAACCCAGCTGATAATTCAAACACCAACTCAAGTACAGCAATATCTGATGAGGGGAATGTTGGTAATGAAAAGCAACTGCTTCCCACAAAACACAGTGGGGATTCACGGAGGTGTGTTTTGCCAGGAATTGGTTTGCACTTGAATGCACTTGCAAGCTTAAAGGATtgcaaaaatgtaaaaattgaaaatttgtcaTCTGGAAGGCAACCTAATCTGCACTGCTCTCCTTCATCTGTGCAACTCTCTGCAAGCCAAGAACTTCAACTATCATTGGTACCTGCATCGTCAGAAATAGATTTGGTGCCATCAGAGAATGAGGTTCAGCCTGGTGAAGATTTCCAGCAGAATAgcccaaaaaagaaaag GTGCAAGTTGGAACCAGCTGGGGAAGGGGAGTCTTGCAAGCGTTGTAATTGTAAGAAATCAAAATGTTTGAAGCT TTATTGTGAGTGCTTTGCTGCTGGAGTCTACTGCATAGAACCTTGTGCATGCCATGATTGCTTCAATAAACCTATTCATGTTGAGACTGTTCTTCAAACTCGCCAGcagattgagtctcgtaatccACTTGCATTTGCTCCTAAAGTCATACGAAGTTCTGATTCTGTATCTGAAATTGGG GATGACCCTAACAAAACTCCAGCTTCAGCACGACACAAAAGAGGATGTAATTGCAAGAAATCAAGCTGCCTAAAGAAATATTGTGAATGTTATCAG ggtgGTGTTGGTTGCTCCATAAGCTGTAGATGTGAAGGATGCAAGAACACATATGGTAGAAAGGATG GTTCTGTTCCTTCTGGATTAGAAGCCGAGCCCGAAGAAGAAACAGAAGCATGCGAAAAGGGTGTGGTGGAAAATGCTTCCCTGAAAACTGAAACAAAGAATACCGAAGACCATCCGGACCAATCTCTTGCTACAACACCATTACCACTTTCCAG ATCATTGCTTCCATTATCCTTTTCATCAAAGTGTAAGCCACCAAGATCTTCTGTTATTACCATCTCCAGTTCCGGATTGCTTGTGGGGCAAAAGCTTGGGAAATCAAATGCTCCGTGGTCTCAATCTCAACCTAAATGTGAAAAGCCTTTGGAAACTGTTCCAGATGATGACTCTTCTGTCACCTGCATCAAAACTTCTTCTCCCAATGGCAAGAGGATCTCCTCTCCTAATTGTAAGGTGGGATCATCACCTACTCGCAGAGGTGGGAGGAAGTTGATATTACAATCTATCTCTTCATTTCCTTCTCTCACCCCTCACCATTAG